A section of the Oryzias latipes chromosome 8, ASM223467v1 genome encodes:
- the LOC101155936 gene encoding next to BRCA1 gene 1 protein isoform X2, with translation MQTSDAAELHVSLKVNVKGNCKHLLLTGPEARSWELMEATVKRSSGLNNLQVTYFDEDNEEVSISCQGEYEEALKSASRQGSRLHMNVCETRGHSTRALTGKTSGAEPKRGFRPPQHFPTLAQVVSRKVQAAVPDQTMVIMKEIKGTKEENPPAWFTSYMEKFKDQVVREAVEKICREFSGQCCIHKPLGGGGAEAGREGGGRGETLRGPETQQVPEVSSFTLPGASVSSTPPCSSCRGQTSGGGFQCSVCTSCTLCEPCSFAHDPSHNLVRARTPLSIPERGSPAPDHSRFYRRGDRSFRKAEKQRLKAEKRLLKAEVKEIRKQLRMERRGIQWNSSQRDGSSSPVLLQPQATQHNSPERPKCPCPVVVPAMTAAFLDENLPDGTRLRPATKFIKYWKMRNTGSVGWNSDTKLKFMWGNLAVGSGDRWREVPVPHLQPGQVGIISVALCAPAVGGSYTSHWRLAHAGEQFGPRVWCSIVVDPLAPAPVLADGLLVSPCVTPQGRNPAVKETKASVASVDQDVASPDQEDFHIPSVDLLTAQDLLSFELLDINIVQELESVPNNTPVDVTPCMSPLPQDGHLLDKNSPCLDLIQEETEGSGAITASGAEVGGVPAQEESQENGGGMESVCETVNQSGSHERVSDHNLLRVAYQVTVKEASQDKKGRENKERARSRSSSTSSEDYIIILPDCFDTTRPLGESMYSSAVSQTVDVLLKSTSGSDILSLDCGIKDKDLLKTCKDLSSPPGKELPGAKALKDMLCTSQILDHKPLTPEVMMPSRAQVTQSLQSSTEADADEASGGQGLQSSEVSPSQDASSPEHRKTDEAEAAGSTEDNSPGETRFPGLCMVKGALSPDKIPPARTLMS, from the exons GTGAAGCGCTCCTCTGGTCTGAACAACCTGCAGGTGACATATTTTGATGAGGACAACGAGGAG GTTTCCATCAGCTGTCAAG GGGAGTACGAAGAGGCGCTGAAG AGCGCCTCCAGGCAGGGCAGCCGGCTGCACATGAACGTCTGTGAGACTCGGGGTCATTCCACGCGGGCCCTCACCGGCAAAACCAGCGGAGCGGAGCCCAAAAGGGGGTTCAGGCCCCCGCAGCACTTCCCTACCTTAGCGCAGGTGGTGAGCCGTAAGGTCCAGGCCGCCGTACCGGACCAGACCATG gtcataatgaaagaaattaaaggaacaaaagaagaaaatccgCCGGCATGGTTCACTTCATACATGGAAAAG TTTAAGGATCAAGTTGTTCGTGAAGCAGTGGAGAAGATCTGCCGGGAGTTTTCAGGGCAATGCTGCATTCACAAGCccctgggaggaggaggagcagaagcggGGAGAGAAGGGGGGGGTAGAGGGGAAACCCTAAGAGGGCCGGAGACCCAGCAGGTTCCTGAGGTTTCCTCCTTCACTCTGCCCGGGGCTTCAGTTTCTTCCACCCCTCCCTGTTCGTCCTGCAGGGGGCAGACCAGTGGGGGAGGCTTCCAGTGCAG CGTGTGCACGTCCTGCACGCTGTGTGAGCCGTGCAGCTTCGCTCACGATCCCAGTCACAACCTGGTGCGAGCGAGGACGCCGCTGTCCATTCCAGAGCGAGGGTCCCCCGCGCCGGACCACAGCAG GTTCTACAGACGAGGAGATCGGAGTTTCCGGAAGGCGGAGAAGCAGCGGTTGAAGGCCGAGAAGCGCTTGCTGAAGGCAGAGGTCAAGGAGATCCGGAAACAGCTGAGGATGGAGAGGCGTGGCATCCAGTGGAACTCCTCCCAGAGAGATGGAAGCTCCTCCCCTGTTCTCCTGCAGCCTCAGGCCACTCAGCACAACAGCCCAGA GCGCCCCAAATGCCCTTGTCCCGTGGTGGTTCCCGCCATGACCGCGGCTTTTCTGGACGAGAACCTTCCGGATGGAACTCGACTGCGTCCTGCGACCAAGTTTATCAAGTACTGGAAGATGAGGAACACAGGAAGTGTGGGCTGGAACAGTGACACGAAG TTGAAGTTCATGTGGGGAAACCTTGCAGTGGGATCTGGTGACCGATGGAGAGAAGTGCCTGTTCCCCACCTGCAGCCCGGACAG GTGGGCATCATCAGCGTGGCTCTGTGCGCCCCCGCCGTCGGGGGCTCTTATACCTCACACTGGCGCCTGGCTCATGCTGGGGAGCAGTTTGGACCCAGAGTTTGGTGCAGCATTGTGGTGGACCCTCTGGCCCCGGCTCCCGTGTTGGCGGATGGGTTACTCGTTTCCCCGTGTGTCACGCCGCAG GGGAGGAATCCTGCAGTGAAGGAGACCAAAGCCTCTGTAGCGTCTGTGGACCAGGATGTGGCGTCCCCAGACCAAGAGGACTTCCACATTCCCTCTGTGGATCTGCTGACAGCCCAG GATCTTCTGTCTTTTGAGCTGCTGGACATCAACATTGTTCAAGAACTGGAGTCTGTCCCAAACAACACTCCTGTTG ATGTGACTCCCTGCATGTCACCTCTTCCCCAAGACGGACACCTGCTGGACAAAAACAGTCCCTGTTTGGACCTGATCCAGGAGGAGACGGAGGGCAGCGGCGCCATCACAG CCTCTGGAGCAGAAGTGGGAGGAGTTCCAGCTCAGGAAGAGAGCCAGGAAAATGGCGGTGGAATGGAGTCTGTTTGTGAGACTGTGAACCAGTCGGGGTCCCATGAGAGGGTCTCTGACCACAACCTGCTGCGAGTGGCTTACCAGGTCACAGTGAAAG AAGCATCTCAGGACAAAAAAGGGAGGGAAAACAAGGAAAGAGCCAGAAGCCGCTCGTCTTCAACCTCCTCAGAGGATTACATCATCATCCTCCCTGACTGCTTTGACACCACTCGGCCGCTCGGGGAGTCCATGTACAG CTCAGCTGTGTCTCAGACCGTTGACGTCCTTCTGAAGTCCACATCCGGGTCTGACATTCTTTCTTTGGACTGCGGCATCAAGGACAAGGACCTGCTCAAAACCTGTAAAGACCTCTCGTCTCCTCCAGGAAAGGAGCTGCCAGGAGCCAAAGCTCTCAAAGACATGCTGTGCACGTCTCAAATACTGGACCACAAGCCGCTGACGCCTGAAGTCATGATGCCGTCTAGAGCCCAGGTCACACAAAG TTTGCAGAGCAGCACTGAAGCAGATGCAGATGAAGCCAGTGGAGGACAGGGACTGCAGAGCTCAGAGGTGTCTCCATCACAGGATG CCAGCAGCCCTGAACACAGGAAGACGGATGAGGCTGAAGCTGCTGGGAGCACTGAGGACAACAGTCCAGGTGAAACCAG GTTTCCAGGCCTCTGCATGGTAAAAGGAGCTCTGAG CCCGGACAAAATTCCTCCAGCGAGGACACTGATGAGCTGA
- the LOC101155936 gene encoding next to BRCA1 gene 1 protein isoform X3, whose protein sequence is MQTSDAAELHVSLKVNVKGNCKHLLLTGPEARSWELMEATVKRSSGLNNLQVTYFDEDNEEVSISCQGEYEEALKSASRQGSRLHMNVCETRGHSTRALTGKTSGAEPKRGFRPPQHFPTLAQVVSRKVQAAVPDQTMVIMKEIKGTKEENPPAWFTSYMEKFKDQVVREAVEKICREFSGQCCIHKPLGGGGAEAGREGGGRGETLRGPETQQVPEVSSFTLPGASVSSTPPCSSCRGQTSGGGFQCSVCTSCTLCEPCSFAHDPSHNLVRARTPLSIPERGSPAPDHSRFYRRGDRSFRKAEKQRLKAEKRLLKAEVKEIRKQLRMERRGIQWNSSQRDGSSSPVLLQPQATQHNSPERPKCPCPVVVPAMTAAFLDENLPDGTRLRPATKFIKYWKMRNTGSVGWNSDTKLKFMWGNLAVGSGDRWREVPVPHLQPGQVGIISVALCAPAVGGSYTSHWRLAHAGEQFGPRVWCSIVVDPLAPAPVLADGLLVSPCVTPQGRNPAVKETKASVASVDQDVASPDQEDFHIPSVDLLTAQDLLSFELLDINIVQELESVPNNTPVDVTPCMSPLPQDGHLLDKNSPCLDLIQEETEGSGAITEVSSQPASGAEVGGVPAQEESQENGGGMESVCETVNQSGSHERVSDHNLLRVAYQVTVKEASQDKKGRENKERARSRSSSTSSEDYIIILPDCFDTTRPLGESMYSSAVSQTVDVLLKSTSGSDILSLDCGIKDKDLLKTCKDLSSPPGKELPGAKALKDMLCTSQILDHKPLTPEVMMPSRAQVTQSLQSSTEADADEASGGQGLQSSEVSPSQDASSPEHRKTDEAEAAGSTEDNSPGFQASAW, encoded by the exons GTGAAGCGCTCCTCTGGTCTGAACAACCTGCAGGTGACATATTTTGATGAGGACAACGAGGAG GTTTCCATCAGCTGTCAAG GGGAGTACGAAGAGGCGCTGAAG AGCGCCTCCAGGCAGGGCAGCCGGCTGCACATGAACGTCTGTGAGACTCGGGGTCATTCCACGCGGGCCCTCACCGGCAAAACCAGCGGAGCGGAGCCCAAAAGGGGGTTCAGGCCCCCGCAGCACTTCCCTACCTTAGCGCAGGTGGTGAGCCGTAAGGTCCAGGCCGCCGTACCGGACCAGACCATG gtcataatgaaagaaattaaaggaacaaaagaagaaaatccgCCGGCATGGTTCACTTCATACATGGAAAAG TTTAAGGATCAAGTTGTTCGTGAAGCAGTGGAGAAGATCTGCCGGGAGTTTTCAGGGCAATGCTGCATTCACAAGCccctgggaggaggaggagcagaagcggGGAGAGAAGGGGGGGGTAGAGGGGAAACCCTAAGAGGGCCGGAGACCCAGCAGGTTCCTGAGGTTTCCTCCTTCACTCTGCCCGGGGCTTCAGTTTCTTCCACCCCTCCCTGTTCGTCCTGCAGGGGGCAGACCAGTGGGGGAGGCTTCCAGTGCAG CGTGTGCACGTCCTGCACGCTGTGTGAGCCGTGCAGCTTCGCTCACGATCCCAGTCACAACCTGGTGCGAGCGAGGACGCCGCTGTCCATTCCAGAGCGAGGGTCCCCCGCGCCGGACCACAGCAG GTTCTACAGACGAGGAGATCGGAGTTTCCGGAAGGCGGAGAAGCAGCGGTTGAAGGCCGAGAAGCGCTTGCTGAAGGCAGAGGTCAAGGAGATCCGGAAACAGCTGAGGATGGAGAGGCGTGGCATCCAGTGGAACTCCTCCCAGAGAGATGGAAGCTCCTCCCCTGTTCTCCTGCAGCCTCAGGCCACTCAGCACAACAGCCCAGA GCGCCCCAAATGCCCTTGTCCCGTGGTGGTTCCCGCCATGACCGCGGCTTTTCTGGACGAGAACCTTCCGGATGGAACTCGACTGCGTCCTGCGACCAAGTTTATCAAGTACTGGAAGATGAGGAACACAGGAAGTGTGGGCTGGAACAGTGACACGAAG TTGAAGTTCATGTGGGGAAACCTTGCAGTGGGATCTGGTGACCGATGGAGAGAAGTGCCTGTTCCCCACCTGCAGCCCGGACAG GTGGGCATCATCAGCGTGGCTCTGTGCGCCCCCGCCGTCGGGGGCTCTTATACCTCACACTGGCGCCTGGCTCATGCTGGGGAGCAGTTTGGACCCAGAGTTTGGTGCAGCATTGTGGTGGACCCTCTGGCCCCGGCTCCCGTGTTGGCGGATGGGTTACTCGTTTCCCCGTGTGTCACGCCGCAG GGGAGGAATCCTGCAGTGAAGGAGACCAAAGCCTCTGTAGCGTCTGTGGACCAGGATGTGGCGTCCCCAGACCAAGAGGACTTCCACATTCCCTCTGTGGATCTGCTGACAGCCCAG GATCTTCTGTCTTTTGAGCTGCTGGACATCAACATTGTTCAAGAACTGGAGTCTGTCCCAAACAACACTCCTGTTG ATGTGACTCCCTGCATGTCACCTCTTCCCCAAGACGGACACCTGCTGGACAAAAACAGTCCCTGTTTGGACCTGATCCAGGAGGAGACGGAGGGCAGCGGCGCCATCACAG AGGTTTCCAGCCAACCAGCCTCTGGAGCAGAAGTGGGAGGAGTTCCAGCTCAGGAAGAGAGCCAGGAAAATGGCGGTGGAATGGAGTCTGTTTGTGAGACTGTGAACCAGTCGGGGTCCCATGAGAGGGTCTCTGACCACAACCTGCTGCGAGTGGCTTACCAGGTCACAGTGAAAG AAGCATCTCAGGACAAAAAAGGGAGGGAAAACAAGGAAAGAGCCAGAAGCCGCTCGTCTTCAACCTCCTCAGAGGATTACATCATCATCCTCCCTGACTGCTTTGACACCACTCGGCCGCTCGGGGAGTCCATGTACAG CTCAGCTGTGTCTCAGACCGTTGACGTCCTTCTGAAGTCCACATCCGGGTCTGACATTCTTTCTTTGGACTGCGGCATCAAGGACAAGGACCTGCTCAAAACCTGTAAAGACCTCTCGTCTCCTCCAGGAAAGGAGCTGCCAGGAGCCAAAGCTCTCAAAGACATGCTGTGCACGTCTCAAATACTGGACCACAAGCCGCTGACGCCTGAAGTCATGATGCCGTCTAGAGCCCAGGTCACACAAAG TTTGCAGAGCAGCACTGAAGCAGATGCAGATGAAGCCAGTGGAGGACAGGGACTGCAGAGCTCAGAGGTGTCTCCATCACAGGATG CCAGCAGCCCTGAACACAGGAAGACGGATGAGGCTGAAGCTGCTGGGAGCACTGAGGACAACAGTCCAG GTTTCCAGGCCTCTGCATGGTAA
- the LOC101155936 gene encoding next to BRCA1 gene 1 protein isoform X4 gives MQTSDAAELHVSLKVNVKGNCKHLLLTGPEARSWELMEATVKRSSGLNNLQVTYFDEDNEEVSISCQGEYEEALKSASRQGSRLHMNVCETRGHSTRALTGKTSGAEPKRGFRPPQHFPTLAQVVSRKVQAAVPDQTMVIMKEIKGTKEENPPAWFTSYMEKFKDQVVREAVEKICREFSGQCCIHKPLGGGGAEAGREGGGRGETLRGPETQQVPEVSSFTLPGASVSSTPPCSSCRGQTSGGGFQCSVCTSCTLCEPCSFAHDPSHNLVRARTPLSIPERGSPAPDHSRFYRRGDRSFRKAEKQRLKAEKRLLKAEVKEIRKQLRMERRGIQWNSSQRDGSSSPVLLQPQATQHNSPERPKCPCPVVVPAMTAAFLDENLPDGTRLRPATKFIKYWKMRNTGSVGWNSDTKLKFMWGNLAVGSGDRWREVPVPHLQPGQVGIISVALCAPAVGGSYTSHWRLAHAGEQFGPRVWCSIVVDPLAPAPVLADGLLVSPCVTPQGRNPAVKETKASVASVDQDVASPDQEDFHIPSVDLLTAQDLLSFELLDINIVQELESVPNNTPVDVTPCMSPLPQDGHLLDKNSPCLDLIQEETEGSGAITEVSSQPASGAEVGGVPAQEESQENGGGMESVCETVNQSGSHERVSDHNLLRVAYQVTVKEASQDKKGRENKERARSRSSSTSSEDYIIILPDCFDTTRPLGESMYSSAVSQTVDVLLKSTSGSDILSLDCGIKDKDLLKTCKDLSSPPGKELPGAKALKDMLCTSQILDHKPLTPEVMMPSRAQVTQSLQSSTEADADEASGGQGLQSSEVSPSQDGFQASAW, from the exons GTGAAGCGCTCCTCTGGTCTGAACAACCTGCAGGTGACATATTTTGATGAGGACAACGAGGAG GTTTCCATCAGCTGTCAAG GGGAGTACGAAGAGGCGCTGAAG AGCGCCTCCAGGCAGGGCAGCCGGCTGCACATGAACGTCTGTGAGACTCGGGGTCATTCCACGCGGGCCCTCACCGGCAAAACCAGCGGAGCGGAGCCCAAAAGGGGGTTCAGGCCCCCGCAGCACTTCCCTACCTTAGCGCAGGTGGTGAGCCGTAAGGTCCAGGCCGCCGTACCGGACCAGACCATG gtcataatgaaagaaattaaaggaacaaaagaagaaaatccgCCGGCATGGTTCACTTCATACATGGAAAAG TTTAAGGATCAAGTTGTTCGTGAAGCAGTGGAGAAGATCTGCCGGGAGTTTTCAGGGCAATGCTGCATTCACAAGCccctgggaggaggaggagcagaagcggGGAGAGAAGGGGGGGGTAGAGGGGAAACCCTAAGAGGGCCGGAGACCCAGCAGGTTCCTGAGGTTTCCTCCTTCACTCTGCCCGGGGCTTCAGTTTCTTCCACCCCTCCCTGTTCGTCCTGCAGGGGGCAGACCAGTGGGGGAGGCTTCCAGTGCAG CGTGTGCACGTCCTGCACGCTGTGTGAGCCGTGCAGCTTCGCTCACGATCCCAGTCACAACCTGGTGCGAGCGAGGACGCCGCTGTCCATTCCAGAGCGAGGGTCCCCCGCGCCGGACCACAGCAG GTTCTACAGACGAGGAGATCGGAGTTTCCGGAAGGCGGAGAAGCAGCGGTTGAAGGCCGAGAAGCGCTTGCTGAAGGCAGAGGTCAAGGAGATCCGGAAACAGCTGAGGATGGAGAGGCGTGGCATCCAGTGGAACTCCTCCCAGAGAGATGGAAGCTCCTCCCCTGTTCTCCTGCAGCCTCAGGCCACTCAGCACAACAGCCCAGA GCGCCCCAAATGCCCTTGTCCCGTGGTGGTTCCCGCCATGACCGCGGCTTTTCTGGACGAGAACCTTCCGGATGGAACTCGACTGCGTCCTGCGACCAAGTTTATCAAGTACTGGAAGATGAGGAACACAGGAAGTGTGGGCTGGAACAGTGACACGAAG TTGAAGTTCATGTGGGGAAACCTTGCAGTGGGATCTGGTGACCGATGGAGAGAAGTGCCTGTTCCCCACCTGCAGCCCGGACAG GTGGGCATCATCAGCGTGGCTCTGTGCGCCCCCGCCGTCGGGGGCTCTTATACCTCACACTGGCGCCTGGCTCATGCTGGGGAGCAGTTTGGACCCAGAGTTTGGTGCAGCATTGTGGTGGACCCTCTGGCCCCGGCTCCCGTGTTGGCGGATGGGTTACTCGTTTCCCCGTGTGTCACGCCGCAG GGGAGGAATCCTGCAGTGAAGGAGACCAAAGCCTCTGTAGCGTCTGTGGACCAGGATGTGGCGTCCCCAGACCAAGAGGACTTCCACATTCCCTCTGTGGATCTGCTGACAGCCCAG GATCTTCTGTCTTTTGAGCTGCTGGACATCAACATTGTTCAAGAACTGGAGTCTGTCCCAAACAACACTCCTGTTG ATGTGACTCCCTGCATGTCACCTCTTCCCCAAGACGGACACCTGCTGGACAAAAACAGTCCCTGTTTGGACCTGATCCAGGAGGAGACGGAGGGCAGCGGCGCCATCACAG AGGTTTCCAGCCAACCAGCCTCTGGAGCAGAAGTGGGAGGAGTTCCAGCTCAGGAAGAGAGCCAGGAAAATGGCGGTGGAATGGAGTCTGTTTGTGAGACTGTGAACCAGTCGGGGTCCCATGAGAGGGTCTCTGACCACAACCTGCTGCGAGTGGCTTACCAGGTCACAGTGAAAG AAGCATCTCAGGACAAAAAAGGGAGGGAAAACAAGGAAAGAGCCAGAAGCCGCTCGTCTTCAACCTCCTCAGAGGATTACATCATCATCCTCCCTGACTGCTTTGACACCACTCGGCCGCTCGGGGAGTCCATGTACAG CTCAGCTGTGTCTCAGACCGTTGACGTCCTTCTGAAGTCCACATCCGGGTCTGACATTCTTTCTTTGGACTGCGGCATCAAGGACAAGGACCTGCTCAAAACCTGTAAAGACCTCTCGTCTCCTCCAGGAAAGGAGCTGCCAGGAGCCAAAGCTCTCAAAGACATGCTGTGCACGTCTCAAATACTGGACCACAAGCCGCTGACGCCTGAAGTCATGATGCCGTCTAGAGCCCAGGTCACACAAAG TTTGCAGAGCAGCACTGAAGCAGATGCAGATGAAGCCAGTGGAGGACAGGGACTGCAGAGCTCAGAGGTGTCTCCATCACAGGATG GTTTCCAGGCCTCTGCATGGTAA
- the LOC101155936 gene encoding next to BRCA1 gene 1 protein isoform X1 produces the protein MQTSDAAELHVSLKVNVKGNCKHLLLTGPEARSWELMEATVKRSSGLNNLQVTYFDEDNEEVSISCQGEYEEALKSASRQGSRLHMNVCETRGHSTRALTGKTSGAEPKRGFRPPQHFPTLAQVVSRKVQAAVPDQTMVIMKEIKGTKEENPPAWFTSYMEKFKDQVVREAVEKICREFSGQCCIHKPLGGGGAEAGREGGGRGETLRGPETQQVPEVSSFTLPGASVSSTPPCSSCRGQTSGGGFQCSVCTSCTLCEPCSFAHDPSHNLVRARTPLSIPERGSPAPDHSRFYRRGDRSFRKAEKQRLKAEKRLLKAEVKEIRKQLRMERRGIQWNSSQRDGSSSPVLLQPQATQHNSPERPKCPCPVVVPAMTAAFLDENLPDGTRLRPATKFIKYWKMRNTGSVGWNSDTKLKFMWGNLAVGSGDRWREVPVPHLQPGQVGIISVALCAPAVGGSYTSHWRLAHAGEQFGPRVWCSIVVDPLAPAPVLADGLLVSPCVTPQGRNPAVKETKASVASVDQDVASPDQEDFHIPSVDLLTAQDLLSFELLDINIVQELESVPNNTPVDVTPCMSPLPQDGHLLDKNSPCLDLIQEETEGSGAITEVSSQPASGAEVGGVPAQEESQENGGGMESVCETVNQSGSHERVSDHNLLRVAYQVTVKEASQDKKGRENKERARSRSSSTSSEDYIIILPDCFDTTRPLGESMYSSAVSQTVDVLLKSTSGSDILSLDCGIKDKDLLKTCKDLSSPPGKELPGAKALKDMLCTSQILDHKPLTPEVMMPSRAQVTQSLQSSTEADADEASGGQGLQSSEVSPSQDASSPEHRKTDEAEAAGSTEDNSPGETRFPGLCMVKGALSPDKIPPARTLMS, from the exons GTGAAGCGCTCCTCTGGTCTGAACAACCTGCAGGTGACATATTTTGATGAGGACAACGAGGAG GTTTCCATCAGCTGTCAAG GGGAGTACGAAGAGGCGCTGAAG AGCGCCTCCAGGCAGGGCAGCCGGCTGCACATGAACGTCTGTGAGACTCGGGGTCATTCCACGCGGGCCCTCACCGGCAAAACCAGCGGAGCGGAGCCCAAAAGGGGGTTCAGGCCCCCGCAGCACTTCCCTACCTTAGCGCAGGTGGTGAGCCGTAAGGTCCAGGCCGCCGTACCGGACCAGACCATG gtcataatgaaagaaattaaaggaacaaaagaagaaaatccgCCGGCATGGTTCACTTCATACATGGAAAAG TTTAAGGATCAAGTTGTTCGTGAAGCAGTGGAGAAGATCTGCCGGGAGTTTTCAGGGCAATGCTGCATTCACAAGCccctgggaggaggaggagcagaagcggGGAGAGAAGGGGGGGGTAGAGGGGAAACCCTAAGAGGGCCGGAGACCCAGCAGGTTCCTGAGGTTTCCTCCTTCACTCTGCCCGGGGCTTCAGTTTCTTCCACCCCTCCCTGTTCGTCCTGCAGGGGGCAGACCAGTGGGGGAGGCTTCCAGTGCAG CGTGTGCACGTCCTGCACGCTGTGTGAGCCGTGCAGCTTCGCTCACGATCCCAGTCACAACCTGGTGCGAGCGAGGACGCCGCTGTCCATTCCAGAGCGAGGGTCCCCCGCGCCGGACCACAGCAG GTTCTACAGACGAGGAGATCGGAGTTTCCGGAAGGCGGAGAAGCAGCGGTTGAAGGCCGAGAAGCGCTTGCTGAAGGCAGAGGTCAAGGAGATCCGGAAACAGCTGAGGATGGAGAGGCGTGGCATCCAGTGGAACTCCTCCCAGAGAGATGGAAGCTCCTCCCCTGTTCTCCTGCAGCCTCAGGCCACTCAGCACAACAGCCCAGA GCGCCCCAAATGCCCTTGTCCCGTGGTGGTTCCCGCCATGACCGCGGCTTTTCTGGACGAGAACCTTCCGGATGGAACTCGACTGCGTCCTGCGACCAAGTTTATCAAGTACTGGAAGATGAGGAACACAGGAAGTGTGGGCTGGAACAGTGACACGAAG TTGAAGTTCATGTGGGGAAACCTTGCAGTGGGATCTGGTGACCGATGGAGAGAAGTGCCTGTTCCCCACCTGCAGCCCGGACAG GTGGGCATCATCAGCGTGGCTCTGTGCGCCCCCGCCGTCGGGGGCTCTTATACCTCACACTGGCGCCTGGCTCATGCTGGGGAGCAGTTTGGACCCAGAGTTTGGTGCAGCATTGTGGTGGACCCTCTGGCCCCGGCTCCCGTGTTGGCGGATGGGTTACTCGTTTCCCCGTGTGTCACGCCGCAG GGGAGGAATCCTGCAGTGAAGGAGACCAAAGCCTCTGTAGCGTCTGTGGACCAGGATGTGGCGTCCCCAGACCAAGAGGACTTCCACATTCCCTCTGTGGATCTGCTGACAGCCCAG GATCTTCTGTCTTTTGAGCTGCTGGACATCAACATTGTTCAAGAACTGGAGTCTGTCCCAAACAACACTCCTGTTG ATGTGACTCCCTGCATGTCACCTCTTCCCCAAGACGGACACCTGCTGGACAAAAACAGTCCCTGTTTGGACCTGATCCAGGAGGAGACGGAGGGCAGCGGCGCCATCACAG AGGTTTCCAGCCAACCAGCCTCTGGAGCAGAAGTGGGAGGAGTTCCAGCTCAGGAAGAGAGCCAGGAAAATGGCGGTGGAATGGAGTCTGTTTGTGAGACTGTGAACCAGTCGGGGTCCCATGAGAGGGTCTCTGACCACAACCTGCTGCGAGTGGCTTACCAGGTCACAGTGAAAG AAGCATCTCAGGACAAAAAAGGGAGGGAAAACAAGGAAAGAGCCAGAAGCCGCTCGTCTTCAACCTCCTCAGAGGATTACATCATCATCCTCCCTGACTGCTTTGACACCACTCGGCCGCTCGGGGAGTCCATGTACAG CTCAGCTGTGTCTCAGACCGTTGACGTCCTTCTGAAGTCCACATCCGGGTCTGACATTCTTTCTTTGGACTGCGGCATCAAGGACAAGGACCTGCTCAAAACCTGTAAAGACCTCTCGTCTCCTCCAGGAAAGGAGCTGCCAGGAGCCAAAGCTCTCAAAGACATGCTGTGCACGTCTCAAATACTGGACCACAAGCCGCTGACGCCTGAAGTCATGATGCCGTCTAGAGCCCAGGTCACACAAAG TTTGCAGAGCAGCACTGAAGCAGATGCAGATGAAGCCAGTGGAGGACAGGGACTGCAGAGCTCAGAGGTGTCTCCATCACAGGATG CCAGCAGCCCTGAACACAGGAAGACGGATGAGGCTGAAGCTGCTGGGAGCACTGAGGACAACAGTCCAGGTGAAACCAG GTTTCCAGGCCTCTGCATGGTAAAAGGAGCTCTGAG CCCGGACAAAATTCCTCCAGCGAGGACACTGATGAGCTGA